Proteins encoded together in one Pseudobacteroides sp. window:
- the istB gene encoding IS21-like element helper ATPase IstB — protein MNVNTEIDTNDKYIKTMLKTFKLVDIRRKYNELIEEAIAKNLGYKEFLISLLSTEEEGKQKRRTERNIKAAQFEKITTLEEYDYSFHKYQNMQKIKELSTLEFLDKRENIIFIGKTGVGKSHIATGIGLKACEAGKKVLFENALELINNLSKSAAEGNLKESLARLSKVDLIIIDELGYLKMDREKESIFFQLVRNRYEKKSIIITTNLKLREWDELFTSQLAATAILDRIVHHCHIINMGVEDGDDDSYRIKGKRKEIIL, from the coding sequence TTGAATGTAAATACTGAGATTGACACTAATGATAAATACATTAAGACAATGCTAAAAACATTTAAGCTTGTTGACATTAGAAGAAAGTACAATGAATTGATAGAAGAAGCAATAGCTAAAAACCTGGGTTATAAGGAATTTCTCATAAGTCTTTTATCTACGGAGGAAGAAGGTAAACAGAAAAGACGTACCGAACGGAATATAAAAGCTGCCCAGTTTGAGAAAATTACTACTTTGGAAGAATATGATTACAGTTTTCATAAATATCAAAACATGCAGAAGATAAAAGAGTTATCGACACTTGAATTCCTTGACAAGCGTGAAAATATAATATTCATCGGGAAAACGGGAGTAGGTAAAAGTCATATAGCGACAGGAATCGGATTGAAGGCATGTGAAGCAGGTAAAAAAGTACTTTTTGAAAATGCCTTAGAATTGATCAATAATCTTTCAAAATCAGCTGCTGAAGGCAATTTAAAAGAATCGCTTGCCAGGCTTTCCAAAGTTGACCTTATCATTATTGATGAACTTGGATACCTCAAGATGGATAGAGAGAAAGAAAGTATCTTCTTTCAATTGGTTCGAAATAGGTATGAAAAGAAATCAATCATAATTACAACAAACCTTAAACTAAGGGAATGGGATGAGCTATTTACAAGTCAACTTGCGGCAACGGCTATTTTAGATAGAATTGTACATCATTGTCATATTATTAATATGGGTGTAGAAGACGGTGACGATGATAGTTATAGGATTAAAGGAAAAAGAAAGGAGATAATCTTATGA
- a CDS encoding reverse transcriptase domain-containing protein — protein sequence MSPVLANLFLHYVFDIWMKKKFPLNPWARYADDGVVHCQTKGEAEYLLENLKERMRECKLEIHRMKSLGL from the coding sequence ATAAGTCCTGTTCTTGCAAATCTCTTTTTACACTATGTTTTTGACATTTGGATGAAGAAGAAGTTTCCTCTAAATCCGTGGGCAAGATATGCGGATGATGGAGTTGTGCACTGTCAAACAAAGGGAGAAGCGGAATATCTTTTAGAAAACTTAAAAGAACGCATGCGTGAATGCAAATTGGAAATTCATCGGATGAAGAGTTTAGGGCTGTAA
- the istA gene encoding IS21 family transposase, with protein MKDVHDWISVKRMFKSGVKINQIAKRMKMSRNTVKKLLKQNSEPKYKRTQTSTKVDLYKDNIKAWFIEDGFIGTRIYEELIKIGYKGSINPIYRYLKTLKDEKNKIPKKATDRVETPPGDQAQFDWSPYTMVIGNEIKRVICFSMILSYSRQKSMVFSLSEDADAIYEAIQELFEDLGGITAELVIDNPKALVIENIPDSEPKFNFDALRLATHLGIELNPCNCYRARTKGKIEKPYQYIEEHFIKGNSFPSMTELNKAGKEFITNWCQKVHGTTKRIPSEAHKEEIICLSPIPEKRFIKSTLEKRKVSPDSYVNIDARKYSVPVKYVDKHVQYRIVYGYKIEIYDMNMNFIRSYEINTSDNPVTRLDEDYEPISNRVPKSIPEIRRQFKSVFKNGEVFLETASKILDQPIYHARQILKLRELYTIESLDKVLEYCIRNNILDIDGVKGVLKEKYVEIVLGDKVSKATNSIAGSHSLARDLSYYEGGGQN; from the coding sequence GTGAAGGATGTGCATGATTGGATCAGTGTGAAACGTATGTTTAAAAGCGGGGTGAAAATTAACCAGATCGCTAAGAGAATGAAGATGTCTAGGAATACAGTTAAAAAGCTGTTAAAGCAGAATTCAGAGCCCAAATACAAAAGAACTCAGACTAGTACTAAGGTTGATTTATATAAGGATAATATTAAAGCATGGTTCATTGAAGATGGATTTATTGGAACAAGAATATATGAAGAACTTATCAAAATAGGCTATAAAGGAAGCATCAATCCTATCTACAGGTACTTAAAAACTTTAAAAGATGAAAAGAATAAAATACCAAAGAAAGCGACTGACAGAGTTGAAACTCCTCCTGGAGACCAAGCACAATTCGATTGGTCTCCATACACAATGGTTATTGGAAATGAAATCAAGAGGGTCATATGTTTTTCAATGATTTTGTCGTATAGCAGGCAAAAATCTATGGTATTTTCCTTATCCGAGGATGCTGATGCAATTTATGAAGCCATACAGGAGCTTTTTGAGGATCTTGGAGGAATAACGGCAGAACTGGTAATTGATAATCCAAAAGCTCTTGTTATTGAAAACATACCTGACTCAGAACCGAAATTTAACTTTGATGCATTAAGACTAGCAACACATCTTGGGATCGAACTTAACCCGTGTAACTGTTACCGGGCAAGGACAAAAGGAAAGATTGAGAAGCCTTACCAATACATAGAGGAGCATTTTATAAAAGGAAATTCCTTCCCTTCTATGACCGAACTCAATAAAGCAGGTAAAGAATTTATTACAAACTGGTGTCAAAAGGTACATGGGACTACCAAAAGAATTCCTTCTGAGGCTCACAAGGAGGAAATTATATGCCTTTCTCCCATTCCAGAGAAAAGATTTATTAAAAGTACTTTAGAAAAACGGAAGGTTAGCCCTGACTCCTATGTTAACATTGATGCCAGAAAGTACAGTGTTCCTGTTAAATACGTTGACAAGCACGTCCAATACCGGATTGTCTATGGTTATAAGATTGAAATATACGATATGAATATGAATTTTATAAGATCCTATGAAATCAATACATCGGACAACCCTGTAACACGTCTGGATGAAGATTATGAACCAATTTCTAATAGAGTTCCGAAATCAATACCAGAGATCAGAAGACAATTCAAATCCGTATTTAAGAATGGAGAGGTTTTTCTTGAAACTGCATCAAAGATACTTGATCAACCTATTTATCATGCCAGACAAATACTTAAACTAAGAGAGCTTTACACCATAGAAAGCCTTGATAAGGTTCTAGAATACTGTATTAGGAACAATATATTAGATATTGATGGAGTAAAAGGTGTATTGAAAGAAAAATACGTTGAAATAGTTCTGGGAGATAAAGTTTCAAAGGCTACTAATTCCATAGCAGGCAGTCATTCTCTTGCAAGAGATCTGTCATACTATGAAGGAGGTGGCCAAAATTGA